ACAAAGGCTGCAACTTTGGAAGTAATAACAGTTTAGGAGGGGGGCAATATGCAAGGGAAACACGCTCGAGCACTGAAAAGATTGGTGAGAGATTTTGCGGATTCTCACCGAAAGGATCCAACTCTAAACATCATATACATTGTTGCCTTAATGATAGAGGGCAATGCATGCATCTTCTATTTCTGATGTACAGTAGGAGAATAATACTACATTTGAGATTGAATCTTGATGAGAAGAACAATATACATCCATTGTTAACATCTAATATATCTATTTCAAAACTACTTGTTAGAGGCAAAGACAATATTTATTAGATTAAAATTTCATCATTATAAAGGGAGATGTACAAGGAAAGTTGGATTATATTTTTGGGTAGTTTTCAGACATCAACGGAGATAGTGTACAAGACCTTAGCGCGATCCAAGATAGGATCAAGAGTGAGGATAGCATTGGAACACTCAAGCAGGCCAAACATAAAGCCCCATTTGTTGCACCCTTTAAACGAAAACTCAGCACACCAAATGCCCACGCTCTTTTCTGGTACGAGCTCTTTCCAGAAGACAACAACATTGTGGCCAGAGCCGGCGAGTTTGGCCCCGGGAAGTATATCTTCAAGGCATTTGGTGAAATTGCGCGTCGTCTTCTCCCACACTCTTGCCATCTTCCCACCAAAGTGAGCCACTCTCGATCTAGTGAGCTTGTCCTGCAGCCGTTTCATTGGGTGACTTAACAACTCAGTCCAATTCATCCCCACTCCAGCACACCGATCCAACTCATGTGGCTCACACCAATAAATACACCCGTCGTTACCAACACTGTATAACACGTTATCAACCACACACCAATCCCTTCTATTCATAGACGGTGATTCTAGCCTCGCCGGACTCCCTCTCCCCCATTTACACTGGCTTAGGGAGTAGAAGAAGGTTCTATTCCATAAATCAATCACGTATATCTTGTCCTCTATCACCACACTCCCATGGATCAAACTCATCCTAGGGCGTGTATCCGGATCCTCCTCGTCCGGCACTTCCCCCAGTCCCTGTCTTTGCAGCCTCCCAACACGTATATCTTTCCGTTCACCACTTGAGCCGTGGCGGATGCTCGGGCCACTCTCATGGGAGTCACTTGGTGCCAAGTGTGATACCGGCAATCCAAGAGCGTTGGGTTTTCCCTCATTAGCCTAAGTTTAATCTTTAATCAAGCTATAACCAAGAAGTccaagaagaaagaaatatcTAGAGAAAAATAGAGAAGGATGAAGAAGTGTGTAGAAAAGGAAGTgtttagaagatgaagtgtgtagaagatgaagtgtgtaGAACTAACTTGTAGTTTCCACTTACTAGTATAAATAGGGGTGCTTAGCACCATTTGTAATCATCCCACATCAAGAAAAGCAATT
This region of Brassica napus cultivar Da-Ae chromosome C5, Da-Ae, whole genome shotgun sequence genomic DNA includes:
- the LOC106398381 gene encoding putative F-box/kelch-repeat protein At3g24610, whose translation is MVLSTPIYTSKWKLQANEGKPNALGLPVSHLAPSDSHESGPSIRHGSSGERKDIRVGRLQRQGLGEVPDEEDPDTRPRMSLIHGSVVIEDKIYVIDLWNRTFFYSLSQCKWGRGSPARLESPSMNRRDWCVVDNVLYSVGNDGCIYWCEPHELDRCAGVGMNWTELLSHPMKRLQDKLTRSRVAHFGGKMARVWEKTTRNFTKCLEDILPGAKLAGSGHNVVVFWKELVPEKSVGIWCAEFSFKGCNKWGFMFGLLECSNAILTLDPILDRAKVLYTISVDV